ACGGCAGGACAGTAACTGGGGGAAAGGTGAGCCAACAATAGAAATTGTCTGCAGGAGTTGGTGGAGACCAATGGGGGAGCAAGCCATTCAGACCTCGGGAGCAGCAGCGggagcggcagcagcagcagcagccctgagCCTCAGGAAGGTACCAACTGCCCTGCCTCTTGTGTCATCCCCCGTGCCACACCCTCTGACCCTGGGACTCCCCAGTCCACTCTGAATGACCAGTGCCTCTGTTCCACTTCCAGGCAGGGACATAGCTGAGGCCCCTTTCCAAGGAGATCAGGTGTCCCTGGAGCTTCTGCCCCCTCCAGATTCAGGTACTTGGTGTTTGTGACTCATCCCTGCTCCTCATCCCCCCATGTCATTTCCTGTGGCTATGTGAGCGTTATCTAACAGTCAGAGCTTGCAGCAAACTGGGCCCACCTTACCCAGAGGCACTGGTTTCCAGGCAGTGCATCCGGCCAGACTCCAAACAGCTTGCTTCTTAGAAATAGCCCCTATGTACTCTGTTCCCTGGGAATCCACTTTGAGACATTGATTCTGTGGGTTAAGTAGAGTCCCGATCTCTGGGACCTTCTTGTAAACTGTTAAGACCCAGTGCATTAAGCCCCGAGGCCTCAGTGGGAATCTGTAGATTAGCTCCTCTCCTGAGTGATGAGAAGGTCTGACAGGAAGCTCCCCTGCTGAGGAGGGTTGTGGGGTGAGGATAGAGGGGGCAGGAGCCTTCTCTAATCTCAGAAAGTGTAGCTGCTACCCCAGCCCACCatgtcctccccagccctccctcatATGGTTTCCTTCTCCGGACCTCACATTTCTCACCAGCAAAATGAGGACATTGGATTTGCAAGGAGCTCCTTTTCAATTCCCCAGGGTTTCACACTGACCAGTGGACCCCTGGGGAGGGATACGGGTGCAGCTGGCCTTTCTCTGTCCTCAGACTACTCGCTGCTGCTCACCTTCATCTACAGTGGGCGCGTGGTGGGTGAGGCCCAGGTGCAGAGCCTGGACTGCCGCCTCGTGGCTGAGCCCTCAGGCTCCCAGTGTGGCATGGAGCAGGTGATATTTCCCAAACCCGGCCCACAAGAGCCCACCCAGCGCCTGCTGAGCCAGCTTAAGAGAGGGGTCCTGGTGGCCAGCAACTCCCGGGGCCTCTTCGTGCAGCGCCTTTGCCCCATCCCCATCTCCTGGAATGCACCCCAGGCTCCACCTGGTCCAGGCCCGCACCTGCTGCCCAGCAACGAGTGTGTGGAGCTCTTCAGAACCACCTACTTCTGCAGAGGTGAGGCTGCTCCAGCCCAGCacgggagcccccacccccatgtctgTTCCCCACCCCGGACTGTGGGCCCAGCCACCACCCTGcactccctcctccctgtgtTGGAGCAGATCCTCCATCACAGTCCAGGCATGGCATCCCTGCACTTGTGAGGTGCACATCCCTGTGCTCAGCCCTGGCAGCCCTCTTCCTCAGCCAAGGCCGCGGAAGATGAGGCCCAGGTGGAACCCAGCACGAGTGTCCCACCTCGGGAGCACCACCACGTGGAAGCAAACAGTATAATCATGGGAAGGTGCGCCTCATGGTCCCCCCTCCAGATACTCACACACAACCATTCACAGGTTTCAGAGAGCTAGCACACAGCACAGACCCCGGCCCACTGCTCAGGTGCCCCCCAGGTTGCCCCCCTCCCATCCGGACCTGGAATTCCACTTCCTGCCTCCATTCTGCTCTCAACCGGACCTTGGAAATGGAGGCCAGGAGACCCAGAGCACGTGTGTCCCCAGGGCCAAAGGGTGCCTAGTGTAGGGAGGGTGTAAGCAGGCGACAAAGGTGTGGCACAGCTGTGTTAGCAGCCAGGGCTGCTCAAGCACTGACTAAGCTCTCCCAGCAGAGAGCAGTTCAGGTTGTTTGATGGTCAGCTGCCTCTTAAAGGGGCcccttcttttcctgtttatcCTTAAAGGGGCcccttcttttcctgtttatcCACCGGCGAGCAGCAGCTTAGCTCCTAGCACATCTCCTCGCACAAGGCAGCAGCCTCGCCAGCCTGCAGCTTCTGCCCTGGCCTGGCTCTCCGAGTGGCCCCATTCCCTCCTGTCTTTCTCCACTCTGGgttcttccctctgccctccctgcctggggccctctctcttttcttgtcctTCTAACTCTTGACCTTTTCTCTCTCAGACCTGGCCAGATACTTCCAGGGCCTGGGTCCCCCACCTAAGTTCCAGGTGACACTGAATTTTTGGGAGGAGAGCCCCGGCCCCAACCACACCCCACAGAGTCTCATCACAGTGCAGGTGAGTCGGGGCAGGGCAAGACTAGCCTGCCCACACGGGGTGCCCAGGAGGAGAAGGGGCCTCCTGGGGAAGGGCCCCCAGGAAGGAGCTCCTGGTCATAGTGCTCacaagcccctctccccacctcttcacACAGATGGAGCAGGCCTTTGCCCGACATTTACTAGAGACTCCTGAGGAGCAGGCAGCCACCCTGTCCCTGCTGCAGAGCCTGGAGgaccccctctcctcctcccctctctgttcCTCCTACCTCCTCTGAGAGAGCCCCAACCTCCACGCAGTCGACCGGCTGCCTCCCATCGTGATCATTCTCATTGGTTGTCTGTGTTGATTTTGTCGTTGAACTCCTTATGGAGTCTGGTTGTTGGGAACTCATGGATGACttgtatttgtgtgtgcgtgtatgtattttttttttaattttgagatatacCCTTTTTTGTTTCTGAGGAACTGAGGGGGCCTTTCCCTCTACCCCAAACTCCAAAACCTAGCACTTTATATTTCCTTCTTAGTTCTTTACtaaggatttaaaataaaattttattgaaaaaggAGTCAGAATCAGATTTGTTGGCAGTAGAAGGCAGCAGGGTCACAGGGAGATGATGGAGACGGTTTATATCCTGAGAGCAGAGTACTCAGACTCTCTGCTGCCAATGACTCTgggcccctttcctctcctcccaccacagGCCCTGGCCGGGGAGCTGTCTGGGATCTTTGGGTTCTGGGCCTGGCTCTCTATACCCTCTAGGCAGCCAGGATTAGGGAGAAGGTTGGGGTCAGCCACCAAGAGGGGCACTGAGCCTACAGCCACTGTAGCCACCTTCACATGGAAAAATCTGGCTCCACCGTCCCTGGCTGGAGGCTTCTGATTTCACCTAGCGTTGGACTCTGGCCTGGAGGTGTCAATGAACAGGAGAACTTAAGGTCGACCTGAAACTGTGAGCTACAGGCCCTGGAGCCTGGAGGGAAATCAGAGGGAGGAGCAGCCCTGTCTCCTGTGCCCATGGCAGACTGGGTCCTGGTGTTCTTTCTCCCAGCATGTGGAGCAGTGTCACCCCAGTTGAAGGCTACTCCCAAATTGGTTTCCTCAGTCTACATGAGCCCCACAACAGACAGCCTGGCCTAGACGGCCACGTCATCAGTACGTTGTCTGTTGAGATCCCAGGGGTCCAAAGCAACCGACCCTTCTCTCCCTTACCCTGTGTTTATCCTGCTACCAAGCTGGAAGTCCTTCACAAGGCCGCTTGTCATCCCGCCTCCCTACACTCCACTCCACCAGACCAATCCACCACCTACCTGACTGCCACAGCCTCCGGCTTCCCCTGTTCTGTACATGACAGCAAACTGGAGAAGGGGCCTGTCTGACCAGCTCCATTCTGTCATGTCACTTTTATAAGCTTTGAGTGGTTCACCTACATGATCAAATCTAGATGCCCAAATTCTTGAGGAACTTCTTACTGTCTCACCTGGCAAAGTGCAGCGCTGCTTTCGAGACTTCCTGCCTCCTTGGACCTTCGTTGTCTTCAGTCTTGTCCATCATCCTCCTGAAGAGCCAAGAGCCCAACAGGCATCTGCACTAGCAGTGAAGAAATCGGGTACTGAGTCTTGTGCCCTTGATTTGCTGAGATCCCTCTGGGACCTTCTTCGGACCTCCTTTACTTCAATTTTCTCTCATACCACCACATCAAACCATCTGCAAATCCTATCAAAGGGTAGATTTCTGCAAAATCTACCCATAATCTGACCACTTATTTCTGCTCCCCTCACCAACACTGGTTTAACCACCACCAtctctcatctcttctttctgcttccttccacaTCTTCTTTTCTGCAAAAGgaatctttttaacaaataaatctCATCATGTCACCcttctgctcaaaactctccatTAGCTTTCAATTTCCTCAGGGTAAAATCTCCAATCCTTACAATGGCCTCCAGGCCTCCATTGTAGCCCCTGTTCTCATTTCTAACCTCACCCCTTGCCATTCTCAGTTGCTTTGCTCCAGGCTCCCTGAACCCACTGAACAcatttctgcctcaggacctttgcacctgatgattttttttttcctaaaacacgTCCTTCAGGTAAGCACATGACTTGCCCCCTGTCTTCAGAGAGGGCTTCCCCTGAGCACCCGACCTAAATAGCAGCCCTCCCCACTTTCTCTGTTCTCCTATGTGGCCTCATCTTTCTTCATAGCACTAATCACCACTTCCCACATTTCTAGTTGTCTACTTGTTTTATCATCGCTCCTTCCCTAATCCATGAGAACAGAgacttgttttgttcattgctatatCTGCATTGCCTGaaggagtgcctggcacatagtaggcatgtaataaatacttgttggatgaatgaatggatgaacaaattgcTGTATCCCTTATCTCTTAAACTAGGTTCTAAGCACCCTGAAGGTAGGTGCCCCTACTTTATCATGTTTGTGCCCCAATGTGAACGCTTACGAACATTGACAATATACATACAGTGATTGAAACAACTTGTAAGTATCATGTGGAAGTCAGTTTAGCCAAGCTCTGTGGAATAGGGACAGGGAACACTGGAATTCAAGAGAGCAGAGTTCCCAACCAGGCTGTGACTAGGACAGCCTAGTGTGTGGTCTGGGAGAAACAGTCTATACAGgcccctgttttctcatctgtaaaggcAAAAGCTTGGACTAGGTTTGGAAATCCCTTTCAGATTTGATACTCTGTGATTGTAAATTTAGGGCAATCGCACTTCATTTGACAAATACTTGCGGAGCTAAGTTTCAGGcactaatggaaaaaataagaccCAAGTGTCCAGAGTTCTtagattgaaaaaacaaaatagggTCAGCTCAGCTGTAAAAagtgctgagttttttttttaaactgaactactgttgatttacaatattgtggaGACTTGGCCCTAAACCTAACACTACCTTAAACCTATCCCGAggcctaaccctaaccctaaaacTGAACCTAACCTAAACCCTTACCCCTAAACATAACCCTATCCCTTAACTCTaaccctaacccctaaccctAACTGACCTTAaacctaaccctaacccctaaccctAAAACTAACCCTATCACCTAATCCTGACCctaaccaaaaaaaacaaaaaaaaattttacagtagTGTCTTAAtttccagtatatatatatacatatatatgtatatggagtctttttcagattcttttccattataggttattgcaagatattgaatatatttccttgtgctatacagtaaatccttggttatctattttacatgtagtggtgtgtatctgttaatcctatactcccagtttatccctccctcactctctttcccctgggaaccattagtttgttttctgtctttgagtCAGTTCTTattttataagttcatttgtattatttttttagattccacatataagtgatatacaatgtttgtctttgtctgacttacttcacttagtatgataatctctgggtccgtccatgttgctgtaaatggatgggatttcattttttgtggctgagtaatattccggtgtgtgtgtatgtgtgtttgtgtgtgtgtgtgtgtgtcaatatgccacatattctttatccattcatctgttgatggacacttaggttgcttccatgtcttggctactggaaatagtgctgctatgaacattgaggtgcatgtatctctttgaattagtctttgtcttttctgcatatatacccaggagggggattgctggatcatatggtaaatctatttttagttttttaagaaacctccatactattttccatagtggctgtaccaatttacattcgcaccaacagtataggagggtttccttttctccacagtctctctagcatttattatttgtagactaatattaaattttactttttaaaaaaattttattattttttaaattgcagtatttgtagatttttttgatGGCCAGTCTACtgatatgaggtgatacctcattgtagttttgattggcatttctctaataattagcaatgttgagcatcttttcatgtgcctgttggccatctgtacatctttggagaaacgtctatttagattttctgcccattttttgattgagttttttgtttttttgatattgagttgtaagagctgcctgtatattttggaaattaagcccttgttggttgcattaTTGCAAAacctcccagtctgtaggttgccttttcattttgggggtttcctttgctgtgcaaaagcttgtaagtttgattaagtcctacctgtttatttttgcttttatttcttttgccttaggagactgatctAAGGAagtattgctaagatttatgtcagataatgttttgcctatgttttcttctaggagttttatggtgtcctgtcttacatttaagtttttaagtcattttgagtttatttttgtgtatgatgtgaagaGCTGAGTCTTAAAGAGGCAAAGCATGCCCTGGAGTCGAGGCTGGGAAGGACATTCTAGGCCAGAGAAATGGCTGTGCAAAGGCAGGAGGCATGGGGAAATTCAGGATATTTGTGACTGCAACCATACAACTTATGCTACACAAAGAAATGTTTGAGACAAACGGCTTTTGTATGCTGAGAAGTATGCTCTGTGCCCAACAAAGCAAAAGTCTGTTTCAGCCAGGAGAACATTCACAACTGGAAAACAGCCAGGTGAGAAATGCCCACAACCTAAATTGTTCAGGTTTAGGAAATGACTCGGCAAGTCCTCTCACTGCTTCCTATGAGATCTGACTTACTCCGCATCAGTCTGTGACGGCTCCAAGGCCGCCTCCCACGGCTTCTATCTCCACAGCTCACCCTAGGCCCTAGGCTGGGCGCAAAAGCGGATCAACCGCTACTCGGTGGGATtcgaggtgggggtgggggtggagaacaAGGTCTAAACTCAGGTCAGGCGCCCAGAAGAGGGCCTGGCGGTTGTCCCCAGGATGACCCGACCTCCCGGGCTAGTTGAAGCGCCTTTGTTACCAGGCTCACTGCAGGGGAAGCCTGGGGTTTGCTCCCCGCTCATTGGTCTGCAGAGAAGCGCCTCCGAGGACCCGCTGTTACCGAGGCGAGGACGAGAGCCTATTGGTCAGGACACCTCACAATGGCCCCCCGGCCACGCAGGGTTCTTCCCATTGGTTCGCTGCCTGCCTCGGGAGACCCCTATTGCCTAGAACACAGGGCCTGCTACTTGGCGCGCCCTGGAACGAGCGCCCCCCGGCTGAGCCCTGTTCTTCATTGGCTGCTCTGGGGGCCGCTATCTAATGAGGAACGAGGCGCAGAGCCCCCCGGGCACTCTCTCCCTGCAGTAGGATCTAGCCCTGCTGGAGGGGGACCCGCCCGCGACGGCAGGAGCCAAAGCTGTGCAAAGGCCAGGAGCCCAGCATCTCTGAGGAGGACACCTGTTCTCCGTGGGGACCTGAACTGGATCGCAGCGCAGGCCTCCCAGCGTGAAGCTCTGCATCTCCGACTTGAAACTCAACCCGGCAACCTCCAGTAAGTTCAAAACACCCAGGCATTGCGTGAACCAGCTCAGGGCTGACGGAGAAGGTGTCCCAACTCCTGTGTATCCAGGCTACATCTCCATTTACTTATTCCCTTAATCATTTATCCACCCATTGTTTATCGGTTCATTTGTTTGGCATTCTATGGGTCCACCCGCTCTGCTGCATCCTTCTCTCTGTCAGTATTAGGAAATCCCGTGCCCTGAAGGCTTCGTCGGACTGAGATCCAAGAGCGGTGGAGACAAGTGAAAGCCCAGAGGGACCATGTTCTACTATCCCAACGTGCTCCAGCGCCACACCGGCTGCTTCGCCACCATCTGGTAAGGGCTGGCCGGGCCAGGGTGGGCAAGCCAGGAGGGACACCCAGGGATCCCAGCTGAAGGGctcccctctccatcctcaccccacttcctccctccaggCTGGCAGCCACGCGCGGCAGCCGGTTGGTGAAGCGTGAATACCTGAAGGTGAATGTGGTGAAGACCTGGTaaggcccagggaagggaggagcggcctggggccagggtgggTCAGGGGATGGACTGGGCCAGGCcgggctgggctgtggggctggTCCTTGACGCAGTGGGTGATCAGGGCGTGCTGTTTCCCCAGCGAGGAAATCCTCAATTATGTGCTGGTACGCGTGGAGCCCCCGCTGCCCAGTCTGCCGAGGCCCCGCTTCTCCCTCTATCTGTCAGCCCAACTCCAAATCGGCATCATCCGGGTCTACTTTCAACAATGCCAGTACCTCGTAGGTAAGGCTGGGAAGGCTTCGAGGCAGGGCAGAGCGGAGGGTCCCTGGCCTGGGCTGGCGCTCTACCTTACCCTCCCTGCCCGCAGAGGACATCCAGCACATCCTGGAGCGCCTGCACCGGGCCCAGCTGCAGATTCGCATTGATATGGTGGAGACTGAACTGTGAGTATCCTCTGGGGACTGGAACCACCAGCCTTTGGCAGGGAGCCTTCCTGCTTGACCTCAGCCCATCTTGGCCTCAGTACTTGATAGCTCACATTCTCCCTCAGACCCAGCCTGCTGCTTCCTAACCACCTGGCCATGATGGAGACTCTGGAAGAAGCTCCAGACCCTTTTTTTGGGATGATGTCTGTGGATCCCAGACTCCCCAGTCCCTTCAATATCCCTCAGGTAGGTCTCATCCCCTGGGACACCTGATGAGTGGACACTGCAGAGGGGTGTGCTGTTCCTGTGCCAGTTGTTCAGGGAAGGGCAGGAACCTGCTACAGCTCTGCCCCATAGGAGTTGGCGCAGGGCGACTGTCATGGGGGACCCATCCAGACAAGCCTGCTACACTTCCCTATTCAGGACCAACCTAGAGGCAGCTCTTGTCGCCACTCTTCTCCATGCTATTCCCACAGTTGAAGCCTTAATCCAGACCCTGGTGTCTCTCAGCACCAGGTTTCCTTACCCATGTTCTTGTCCATCCATTTCTAATACCACTACAGCTTAGACAGTGTTACCCCCTTTCTTCAAAGACGTTGCCAGTGGTTCCTCACTACAaacaaaatactaacatttaAGGCTCTCCGTGTCCTGGCCCAGAGGGAGCCATCCCCAGACATCCTCTCAGCGCATCCCCTGGGCATCTTTGGCTCCCAAACACCAGTCTGGCCCCTATGTCCCAAAGATACcacatttacttttctgtttgaGCTATTTCCCTAGCCCTTAATGATCACTCCTCATTCTTTTACAGACTTCACTCAAATGCTACCCTTTCCCATGAAGCCTTTATCCCACTCTTAGCCAGAATCAAATGTTGTTCTGGAACTGAGCACATCACTTGGGTCATGTTTTATCCTTAGTGTTGACTCTGGCTGGGGTCATATACTATTCGTCTCCCCACTAGACCATACACTCCTTAACATCAAGAACATTTCCTGTTCCCTCTGTCCCCCACAACACCTGACATAAGGATGTAGTACTTCTTTCACAGACAAGTTGACACAGACTAGATAattgggtgggggcaggaaaaggaggaaaggaaaccagaTAGTGAGTGGGTTCACTGCATACTAGTGTCAGTGCCACAGAATCGGGCATTTAGGGGTATCACTGTCCACTGTCTGACTAGGGCTATGAAAGCGGGGAATTCGGGGGCTGAAGCTGAACCCTATCTCTTGTCCCCAATCCCTTCCCAAAGATTCGACACCTCTTAGAGGCTGTGACCCCAGAGAGAGTTCTTGAGGAGATTCCTCCTGAAGTCCCTACAGAGCCCAGGAAGCCAGGTGAGCAGAGAGAGACATCCTTCTGGTGAGAGGCAAAGAGCCAAGAGCTATAGAAATAACTCCCTTTGAGCTTCTCTCAGGAGCCAGGCCGTGTGTGTATAACTGCATAACTGTCTCACATGAGTCCTGTGCAACTGGAgtccttcccattttacagatgaggaaagtgcaGCCCATAGTGGTTAAGCAATGTATCCTGGGTCAGCTTGCCAGGGTCTGACTAAGAACCTAGATTGagctgactccagagtccatgcttttGCCTTACCACATGGGTATGGGAACTCAGAAAGAAGCAGAGGGGCTGGTGTGACTTCCCTGCCCCTGCAGACAGGATTCCGGTCACTGTGGTGTCTCCCGAAGCCATCACGATCCTGGAGGAGGAACCCATACGTATGCTGCAAATCGAGGTGAGCTGTCCCCCTGCAGAGACCAAGGCCCAGGTCTTGCTTCTGGTGGCCTAGCCCCCTGCATCCACTTCTCTCTGCCCCCGGagtcctgccttctctgcctccattcccccacccctgcccctggccccaaGCACCCCTGGGCTCCCTTGGCCCAGCCCGGCCTTGTGGCATGTGCCTCTCAAACAGAAGTGGAATTGAgccccttctcctttttcttcctcttctgacaGGGTGAAAAAGACCTCCCAGAGATCAGCCGCCGAGACTTGGACCTGCTGATTGCTGAGGAAGACGAAGCCATCTTGTTAGAGGAACGTCGTCGGCTGGGTAGGCCTGTCCGGGAAGGTAGGGCCTACCCAGCGCTGGATGGTCAGGCCTCCGCACAGGCAGTCTGGGCCTGGGCCATGctcccatctcttctcttctgtgttcTGAGCCCTGatcctctctctgcagaggccAAGGAGGAGCTCCGGGCCCCAGAGGAGGAGATCGCAgttcccccaccctcacctctagCTCTTGCAGAGTAAGGGCAGGAACCCCCAGACCAGGTACGGGTCACTGCTGGGAGGGGGAGTGTCTTCATTTTGCTTGCCCACTTCCCCTCAGGGTACTTCCAGGCCGGGTCCCGGTCCCCGAGGAGCCGAAGCTGCCAGtctgggagcccagggccccaCTTCCTGGTGAGTATCCGCTATGCCTGGGTCCTTCCTGGGGGTCCAACTTGCTGAAGAAAGGACCCTCTAGCTTCTTGACTGGGTGGCTTTGAGAGTAAAGGCTgcggggcagagccaggaccttGAGTGTTGTTGCAGAGGTGACCCCCCCGCTGGAGCTGCGTCTGCCAGCCCCACCAAGCCCAGAGGTGAGTACCCTTCCAAGCTGCCTTCTCTtggccctcccctcccagagctgCTCACCGATTTTTAGTTTCCCTAAGCCCAAGGCCACCACTAGCTTCCACAGGCCTTTATGCCAATGAGCAAAAGGTGCCCCTGCCCATGCCCCATTCTATCCAGCTTGCACTTCCCAGATGGACACCTCATTCAGGGCGGGAGCTGCACCCGCTCCCGGAGGCCCCACCCAAGCCCTCTCCCAGGGCACCTCTAGGGGCGGGAGTGTGGGGCCTGTTTGCAGTCCACAAGAACGACAGGAAAAGGAGTAAAGGGTAGCcttgcccctgcctcccctcctcattCAGCGGaggaggcccccaggccccccacctcCGGGGGCCCCACCtgctcgccgccgccgccgccagctgTTATTCTGGGACAAGGAGACCCAGATCTCCCGGGAGAAATTCCAGGAACAACTGCAAACCAGAGCCCACTGCTGGGAGTGTGTGAGTGTAGCCCAGGCTCAggggggacagagggaggcaaGTGCACGCTGGGCCTTCTAAAGTCTCCAAAGTGCACATGGTGGGGGTTTGCCCACACACCACTTTGTGACCCTGCCTGTCACATCCAAGGGACCGGCTGAGTCGTCCCTTTAGCAATAAGCAGAGTGGGCAGGGACAGGAGCCTGAGAATTGGAAGGCCAAAGGCCTTGGAACAAGactttgcaggtgaggaaggggCAATGGCTCCTTCCTAACTGGGCTTCCGGCCTTCCCCACCACGTAGCCGAAGGTGCAGCCTCCTGAGAGGATGATCACAAGCCCTGCCGAGCTGTTCCGAACCCCGACTCACCGTGAGGAGTGGTGGGAGCTGGTGTGTGGGATCCTCTGAACCCATGTTCCTCGCTGTTGGTGTTCCTCACGCCTCAAAccctctccctgctgcctgcTACCCTCAGCTGCCCCGCTGCCCCCAGAGCTGCTGGCTTTCTGGACCCACTCTGCCCAGCCACCCCCGACAGCACTCAGGCGAAGGCCGCCCAAGGAGGCCGAAGAGGAGGCCGCAGccgaggaggaaaggagaaaggctgAAACTCCAAGTGATATTGAGGTAACTGTATCTTCACTCCTTCCCGAAAAGACCATCTGCTCTGCCCGGCTCCAGGGCTGCTGCTTCTTTCCACGCGAGCACCAGGACTGAGCAGGGCTGCTCGAACCCCGCCCCCCATGCTCATGGAAGCTTGGGGTCttagttctctttctttcatccCCAGGCCCTGAGGGAGGCCCTGGAGCCCAGTGGGCCCCTCATGGTGTCAGGTAAGCACCTGGAAAAGGGATGGTGGAGGCCAGCACAATCCCAGGGAACCGGTCCCCAACTGCTAACAGCTCTCATCAAAGCGTTTTAACACGAGAGCACACACTGAGTGTCTTCAGTAACCCCCACCAACCCATCCCCTGCCCCCGGTACTTTTAACGAGTCACTGCACAGCTCTGGCACCCAGTTTGACCAGGTGGCCCCTAGGGCCTGACTGCCTAGATGCAGACAAACCCGCTCAGGACCTCCCTCTCCCCTCGGACAGAGATCTCCCTAGAAGCGGCTGAGGAGGAGAGGGCCCGCGTCAGCCTCGTCCCCCCAGAAGAGCGGTGGTAAGCAGGACC
This is a stretch of genomic DNA from Camelus ferus isolate YT-003-E chromosome 6, BCGSAC_Cfer_1.0, whole genome shotgun sequence. It encodes these proteins:
- the IRF9 gene encoding interferon regulatory factor 9, which gives rise to MASGRARCTRKLRNWVVEQVESGQFPGVCWDDEAKTMFRIPWKHAGKQDFREDQDAAFFKAWAIFKGKYKEGDTEGPATWKTRLRCALNKSPEFEEVPENGHRDGAEPYKVYRLVPPGTLAAQPVTQKSPSKRHHSSMSSEREEDEVTRKNCTLSPSLLQDPLKNELVETNGGASHSDLGSSSGSGSSSSSPEPQEGRDIAEAPFQGDQVSLELLPPPDSDYSLLLTFIYSGRVVGEAQVQSLDCRLVAEPSGSQCGMEQVIFPKPGPQEPTQRLLSQLKRGVLVASNSRGLFVQRLCPIPISWNAPQAPPGPGPHLLPSNECVELFRTTYFCRDLARYFQGLGPPPKFQVTLNFWEESPGPNHTPQSLITVQMEQAFARHLLETPEEQAATLSLLQSLEDPLSSSPLCSSYLL
- the REC8 gene encoding meiotic recombination protein REC8 homolog isoform X2, coding for MFYYPNVLQRHTGCFATIWLAATRGSRLVKREYLKVNVVKTCEEILNYVLVRVEPPLPSLPRPRFSLYLSAQLQIGIIRVYFQQCQYLVEDIQHILERLHRAQLQIRIDMVETELPSLLLPNHLAMMETLEEAPDPFFGMMSVDPRLPSPFNIPQIRHLLEAVTPERVLEEIPPEVPTEPRKPDRIPVTVVSPEAITILEEEPIRMLQIEGEKDLPEISRRDLDLLIAEEDEAILLEERRRLEAKEELRAPEEEIAVPPPSPLALAEVLPGRVPVPEEPKLPVWEPRAPLPEVTPPLELRLPAPPSPERRRPPGPPPPGAPPARRRRRQLLFWDKETQISREKFQEQLQTRAHCWECPKVQPPERMITSPAELFRTPTHPAPLPPELLAFWTHSAQPPPTALRRRPPKEAEEEAAAEEERRKAETPSDIEALREALEPSGPLMVSEISLEAAEEERARVSLVPPEERWAWAEVEQPEPPVLPVVPELPEVPVEMPVPLPLEPELLSLEAVHRAVALELQANREPDFSSLVPPLSPRRMAARVFYMLLVLAAQEILRVKQEKPYGRLLIQPGPRFHSG
- the REC8 gene encoding meiotic recombination protein REC8 homolog isoform X1, which produces MFYYPNVLQRHTGCFATIWLAATRGSRLVKREYLKVNVVKTCEEILNYVLVRVEPPLPSLPRPRFSLYLSAQLQIGIIRVYFQQCQYLVEDIQHILERLHRAQLQIRIDMVETELPSLLLPNHLAMMETLEEAPDPFFGMMSVDPRLPSPFNIPQIRHLLEAVTPERVLEEIPPEVPTEPRKPDRIPVTVVSPEAITILEEEPIRMLQIEGEKDLPEISRRDLDLLIAEEDEAILLEERRRLGRPVREGRAYPALDGQASAQAVWAWAMLPSLLFCVLSPDPLSAEAKEELRAPEEEIAVPPPSPLALAEVLPGRVPVPEEPKLPVWEPRAPLPEVTPPLELRLPAPPSPERRRPPGPPPPGAPPARRRRRQLLFWDKETQISREKFQEQLQTRAHCWECPKVQPPERMITSPAELFRTPTHPAPLPPELLAFWTHSAQPPPTALRRRPPKEAEEEAAAEEERRKAETPSDIEALREALEPSGPLMVSEISLEAAEEERARVSLVPPEERWAWAEVEQPEPPVLPVVPELPEVPVEMPVPLPLEPELLSLEAVHRAVALELQANREPDFSSLVPPLSPRRMAARVFYMLLVLAAQEILRVKQEKPYGRLLIQPGPRFHSG